A single region of the Polymorphum gilvum SL003B-26A1 genome encodes:
- a CDS encoding ABC transporter substrate-binding protein, producing MTLMTRWAVALASTALCALPALADDDRIIIGFATAESGFMQAYDKPAQDAAMIRISEINAAGGLLGKQIEVVNADTKTDRAEGAKAGLSVVDAGADLVVVSCDYDFGAPAALAAESSGRVSFFLCAESIKAGIQGVGPHSFSASVLAAVQGATMAEWAYTKKEARTFYRLLDTWTEYNKGICDGFDWMLPKLADAKLVGEDTFKNEDASIAAQITRIKSLPEEPDAIMLCTMMPGAVSAIKQLRAAGINSMILNGSGVDGSYWLSAVPDLSNFFVPVQGSIYGDDPNPQVTAFNAKFQAVTGAEPSTQYTYPGYVMVDVWAKAVERAGTTEAGAVVAELEKMRDEPTLFGPRTFTSELHHQNRARYLIVETSNGKPGVVDEWTISEAIPVADLMK from the coding sequence ATGACACTGATGACACGTTGGGCGGTCGCTCTCGCGAGCACTGCGCTGTGCGCTCTTCCCGCGCTGGCCGATGACGACCGGATCATCATCGGCTTCGCCACGGCGGAATCGGGCTTCATGCAGGCCTATGACAAGCCCGCCCAGGATGCGGCAATGATCCGCATTTCGGAGATCAACGCCGCTGGCGGCCTGCTCGGCAAGCAGATCGAAGTCGTCAATGCCGACACCAAGACGGATCGTGCCGAGGGCGCCAAGGCCGGCTTGAGTGTCGTCGACGCAGGCGCCGATCTCGTTGTCGTCTCCTGTGACTACGACTTCGGTGCGCCGGCCGCTCTGGCGGCGGAAAGCTCCGGCAGGGTGTCGTTCTTCCTGTGCGCGGAATCGATCAAGGCCGGCATCCAGGGCGTCGGCCCGCACAGCTTCTCGGCGTCCGTGCTGGCCGCCGTGCAAGGGGCGACGATGGCGGAATGGGCCTACACCAAGAAGGAAGCCCGCACCTTCTATCGCCTGCTCGACACCTGGACGGAATACAACAAGGGCATCTGCGACGGCTTCGACTGGATGCTGCCCAAGCTCGCGGACGCCAAGCTCGTCGGCGAGGACACCTTCAAGAACGAGGATGCCTCGATCGCAGCCCAGATCACGCGCATCAAGTCGCTGCCGGAAGAGCCGGACGCGATCATGCTGTGCACGATGATGCCGGGTGCGGTCTCGGCCATCAAGCAGCTCCGCGCCGCCGGCATCAACTCGATGATCCTCAACGGCTCCGGCGTCGACGGCAGCTACTGGCTGTCCGCCGTCCCGGACCTGTCGAACTTCTTCGTTCCGGTGCAGGGCTCGATCTACGGCGATGATCCGAACCCGCAGGTCACCGCCTTCAACGCCAAGTTCCAGGCCGTCACCGGCGCCGAGCCGTCGACGCAGTATACTTACCCCGGCTATGTGATGGTCGACGTTTGGGCGAAGGCGGTGGAACGGGCCGGCACCACCGAGGCTGGTGCCGTCGTGGCGGAACTGGAAAAGATGCGCGACGAGCCGACCCTGTTCGGCCCGCGCACCTTCACCAGCGAGTTGCACCACCAGAACCGCGCGCGCTACCTGATCGTGGAAACGTCGAATGGCAAGCCGGGCGTCGTCGACGAATGGACCATCTCCGAGGCCATTCCGGTAGCCGACCTGATGAAGTAA
- a CDS encoding nuclear transport factor 2 family protein: MAAQAESVTHIDDDRFKVTEWRFAPGAETGWHVHGHDYVIVPLTDGTLELSHPDGSTSTAPLLQGVPYSRRTGVSHNVVNGGDGYLAFLEIEVVDDAPVRRRLATLERFADAWNAGDVDALMACMADGCEFLSALGPTPEGTRHVGRDAVRAAYEAIFAAYSSAAWTEVRHSISGDIGLSTWRFVGTDREGRDVDVHGCDVLTFAGDLIAVKDSYRKARP, from the coding sequence ATGGCAGCCCAAGCGGAATCCGTCACGCATATCGACGACGACCGATTCAAGGTGACGGAATGGCGGTTCGCCCCCGGCGCCGAGACCGGCTGGCACGTCCACGGGCATGACTATGTGATCGTCCCGCTGACCGACGGGACCCTGGAACTCAGCCATCCTGACGGTTCGACCAGCACGGCGCCCCTCTTACAGGGCGTCCCCTATTCGCGCCGTACCGGCGTCTCCCACAACGTCGTCAACGGCGGCGACGGCTATCTCGCCTTCCTGGAAATCGAGGTCGTGGACGACGCGCCGGTCCGGCGGCGGCTCGCCACGCTCGAGCGCTTTGCCGACGCCTGGAACGCCGGTGACGTCGACGCGCTGATGGCCTGCATGGCCGATGGCTGCGAATTCCTCTCCGCGCTCGGACCAACGCCGGAAGGCACGCGCCACGTAGGACGCGATGCCGTGCGCGCCGCCTATGAGGCGATCTTTGCGGCCTATTCCAGCGCGGCGTGGACCGAGGTGCGCCACAGCATCAGCGGCGATATCGGCTTGTCGACCTGGCGATTCGTCGGCACGGACAGGGAAGGACGCGACGTGGATGTCCACGGCTGCGACGTGTTGACCTTCGCGGGTGACCTGATCGCGGTCAAGGATTCCTACCGCAAGGCGCGGCCCTGA